One window of Anaerolineales bacterium genomic DNA carries:
- a CDS encoding helicase, whose product MPTRNDMLIALYREVIGPRNGPNEILPEEQDPRTEYITGVLEPVTASSTDERIEDNIDEIIEETSSEEDQDSQGYVASPGVFAPALDPKALPRSIGVSFTLEAEDGIPQIEVCATWARYYLEQDGWHRNPSGYLSGSLDVSQASIDLTAGAGARLHIRSRQLIPGVWRVSIFLINVTQIVGEHPTTSEYLFQPQLRTHILHGTKLVPVRHLDENHTQPHEQPSDNQQEELSLALLYRQRTAFARGHMCGAMWKEIDPERPFELTNRPQEAPFVWTDSETITESERGKYSPADVRSELIPIYLIQTPDMDWQNEYGQPPELRPEILAETWDPDRVRAALQPLVEGYQAWLQVQQSELDRLEDVYQDVARTHLQECDQVASRIQEAIEILCSDEDARLAFCFANKAIDMQARWKNPQRSLAWRPFQLAFILLNIPSLANPFHPDRDICDLLWFPTGGGKTEAYLGLSAFVLGLRRLRAKHNSPGQDRTGAGVGVLSRYTLRLLTIQQFRRALGVVTACETLRIMGAGRGSTIGWRPHGCQKTDNLIWGGIRFSAGLWVGGGVTPNSMMSIGPMPVPGGTGFMMIAGALDILRGLRPDYDGPDAELARYVQQVRRNLQVEGEPAQVTNCPCCQAPLAISDEGLGAGEFTLHFVYQGGNPTIPPISMLTPRRPVPSLVINSVNIFSHQSPTYRTISINFTIPDGSFLSSLNVDDWWEQSIKPALGSNAQIQSARPSRPGYFILKYSTNQGSYKQNDFDIFCPNPNCELNQSLWAEQVPEPREREGSRTNVRRQVSTTPNPNRIPDPIIDLTDGLLWQDIPEPFRLEQGKKWSTRIPIPAFTVDDQIYHRCPSLVISTVDKFARLAFEPKAASLFGNVTHYHSRWGYYRIWCPPSDGSQQTGLRDHPAGRAVGNPLHRGVPSFSPPELILQDELHLIEGPLGSMVGLFETAVDMLSQRIIDERFVFPKYIASTATVRQAEAQVKSLFNRRLTQFPPSAVSSDERFFATGTEAHPLDARKPGRLYAAVCAPGKGAQTPIVRIWSSLLQGSFDLSQSTSINEIDPFWTLVGYFNATRELAGALSLYRQDIPERMESRSGTGARVLDESRRLELSSRASSMNLPVLLQKLEIPMPNAQDAVFATSMFGTGVDVDRLSLMVVHGQPKTTSSYIQATGRVGRKTSALVVSFFRASRPRDLDHYEFFTGYHRALYRYVEPVTVAPFSPRARERSLGPLAVVLLRQAKALNGIRVHEQWRIQQRIGSTFHSLANRMASARFDPEVMIIPELFEQRSIIQPVGRRPVPGITNNETSSELDRWRAIAALYPNPDQFVYNEPAVLRQPQRHVVLGDAQHRGRLEEAFENAPQSLRDVEETTGFKV is encoded by the coding sequence ATGCCTACTAGAAATGATATGTTAATTGCACTTTACCGTGAGGTCATTGGACCAAGAAATGGTCCAAACGAAATCCTGCCGGAAGAACAAGATCCGCGAACTGAATATATTACCGGTGTTTTGGAGCCTGTCACTGCCTCCAGCACTGATGAAAGAATTGAAGATAACATTGATGAAATCATAGAAGAGACAAGCAGTGAAGAGGATCAAGACTCGCAAGGTTATGTGGCATCCCCTGGAGTATTTGCACCTGCATTGGATCCCAAGGCACTACCACGATCTATAGGTGTATCATTTACTCTGGAGGCTGAAGATGGCATTCCGCAAATTGAGGTTTGCGCGACTTGGGCAAGATACTATTTGGAACAGGACGGTTGGCATCGGAATCCATCAGGCTATTTGAGTGGCAGTCTGGATGTTTCACAAGCATCCATCGATCTAACCGCAGGGGCAGGGGCAAGACTGCATATTCGTTCCCGACAATTAATTCCTGGGGTTTGGAGAGTCTCCATTTTCCTGATAAATGTTACACAGATAGTTGGGGAACACCCAACCACAAGCGAATATCTTTTTCAACCGCAATTGCGTACTCATATACTTCATGGCACAAAATTAGTCCCTGTCAGACATCTTGACGAAAATCATACTCAACCCCATGAACAACCATCTGATAATCAACAAGAAGAATTATCACTTGCTTTGCTATACCGTCAACGCACAGCATTTGCACGCGGACATATGTGTGGCGCGATGTGGAAAGAAATTGATCCTGAACGTCCCTTTGAATTGACCAACCGCCCACAAGAGGCTCCTTTCGTATGGACAGATTCAGAAACCATTACTGAATCGGAGCGAGGAAAATATTCACCTGCTGATGTGCGCTCCGAATTAATACCAATCTATTTAATTCAAACGCCTGATATGGATTGGCAAAATGAATATGGACAACCACCTGAATTGAGGCCAGAAATATTAGCCGAAACATGGGATCCTGATCGAGTCAGAGCTGCCCTGCAACCATTAGTCGAGGGCTATCAGGCATGGTTGCAAGTACAACAAAGCGAACTTGATCGACTTGAGGATGTATATCAAGATGTTGCCAGAACTCATCTTCAGGAATGTGACCAAGTGGCATCACGTATCCAAGAAGCAATAGAAATTCTTTGTTCAGATGAAGATGCCAGATTGGCGTTTTGTTTTGCTAACAAAGCCATTGATATGCAAGCGAGATGGAAAAATCCCCAGAGATCCCTGGCTTGGAGACCTTTTCAACTTGCATTTATTTTGTTGAATATTCCATCACTTGCAAATCCATTCCATCCTGATAGAGACATATGTGATTTACTATGGTTTCCTACAGGCGGTGGTAAGACAGAAGCATACCTGGGTTTATCCGCATTCGTATTGGGACTTAGACGTTTGCGTGCCAAACATAACAGTCCAGGACAAGATCGAACGGGCGCTGGAGTTGGCGTATTATCACGTTACACACTACGGCTACTCACAATACAACAATTTCGAAGAGCATTAGGGGTGGTTACAGCATGTGAAACCCTCAGAATAATGGGAGCAGGGAGAGGCAGCACTATTGGCTGGCGTCCACATGGGTGTCAAAAAACAGACAACCTTATCTGGGGTGGAATCCGCTTTTCAGCCGGGTTATGGGTGGGGGGCGGAGTAACGCCAAACAGCATGATGAGCATTGGTCCAATGCCTGTGCCGGGGGGAACTGGGTTTATGATGATAGCTGGCGCATTGGATATTTTGCGCGGATTGCGTCCAGATTATGATGGGCCTGATGCAGAGCTTGCCAGGTATGTGCAACAGGTCAGAAGAAACTTACAGGTGGAAGGCGAACCAGCACAGGTAACAAACTGCCCCTGTTGCCAAGCACCGCTAGCCATCTCTGACGAAGGACTTGGAGCAGGGGAATTCACCTTACATTTTGTTTATCAAGGTGGGAACCCGACAATTCCGCCAATAAGCATGCTAACACCCCGCCGTCCCGTACCATCTCTGGTAATTAATTCAGTTAATATTTTTTCACACCAATCGCCAACATATCGCACCATATCCATTAACTTTACAATACCCGACGGGTCATTTCTTTCGTCTCTAAACGTTGATGATTGGTGGGAGCAATCCATCAAACCCGCATTGGGCAGTAATGCACAAATACAATCTGCCCGCCCATCGCGTCCGGGCTATTTTATTTTGAAGTATTCCACAAACCAGGGTAGTTACAAACAAAATGACTTTGATATTTTCTGCCCCAATCCGAATTGTGAACTAAATCAGTCGCTTTGGGCGGAACAGGTTCCGGAACCTCGGGAACGAGAGGGCTCCCGGACAAATGTCCGACGACAGGTATCCACTACTCCAAATCCCAATCGTATACCAGACCCGATAATTGACTTAACCGATGGCCTTTTGTGGCAGGATATTCCAGAACCATTCCGATTGGAACAAGGCAAAAAGTGGTCAACCCGGATTCCCATTCCTGCTTTTACCGTGGATGACCAGATTTACCACAGATGCCCTTCTCTTGTTATCTCAACCGTCGACAAATTTGCGCGTTTAGCTTTTGAACCAAAAGCGGCATCACTTTTTGGAAATGTAACACATTATCACAGCAGATGGGGATATTACCGGATATGGTGTCCCCCATCGGACGGCTCCCAACAAACCGGTCTTCGAGATCATCCTGCCGGCCGCGCCGTTGGAAATCCTTTACATCGAGGAGTTCCATCGTTTTCGCCACCCGAATTAATACTTCAAGATGAATTACATCTTATTGAAGGTCCCTTGGGTAGCATGGTTGGGTTATTTGAAACGGCAGTTGATATGCTTAGTCAAAGAATTATTGACGAAAGATTTGTGTTTCCCAAATATATCGCCTCCACAGCAACTGTCCGTCAGGCTGAGGCTCAGGTGAAATCGCTTTTCAATCGAAGACTAACTCAATTCCCGCCATCTGCAGTTTCCTCAGATGAGCGGTTCTTTGCCACTGGAACAGAAGCTCATCCTCTTGATGCAAGAAAACCTGGCAGGCTGTATGCAGCTGTTTGCGCACCGGGTAAAGGCGCGCAAACCCCAATTGTCCGTATTTGGTCATCACTGTTGCAGGGATCATTTGATCTATCACAAAGCACTTCTATTAATGAAATAGATCCTTTCTGGACACTTGTAGGATATTTCAATGCCACCCGTGAATTAGCCGGGGCGCTATCACTATACAGGCAGGACATCCCGGAAAGAATGGAGAGCCGTTCCGGCACTGGAGCACGGGTTCTTGATGAGTCACGAAGGCTGGAACTCTCCAGTCGAGCCAGTTCGATGAATCTTCCTGTCCTGTTGCAAAAACTTGAAATACCGATGCCAAATGCCCAAGATGCCGTTTTTGCGACATCCATGTTTGGAACCGGAGTGGATGTGGATCGTCTCAGCCTTATGGTCGTGCATGGTCAACCCAAAACCACATCATCCTATATTCAAGCCACCGGTCGTGTAGGTCGTAAAACAAGCGCACTGGTGGTCAGTTTTTTCCGTGCAAGCAGGCCGCGAGACCTTGACCACTATGAATTCTTTACTGGTTATCATCGTGCGCTATATCGATATGTCGAACCGGTTACAGTTGCTCCTTTTTCTCCAAGAGCGCGGGAACGGTCTTTGGGTCCATTAGCTGTCGTCCTTCTACGTCAAGCGAAGGCTCTAAATGGAATCCGTGTTCATGAGCAATGGCGGATTCAACAACGCATAGGAAGTACTTTTCATTCGCTGGCAAATCGAATGGCATCCGCACGGTTTGACCCTGAAGTGATGATAATTCCAGAGTTATTTGAACAAAGGTCAATCATACAACCTGTTGGGCGTAGACCGGTGCCGGGTATTACCAATAATGAAACGTCCTCAGAATTGGATAGATGGAGGGCAATTGCCGCCCTATATCCGAATCCAGATCAATTTGTCTATAATGAACCAGCAGTGCTGCGGCAACCTCAACGCCATGTAGTGTTGGGGGATGCCCAACATCGTGGTCGCCTAGAGGAGGCATTTGAAAATGCTCCACAATCACTCCGCGATGTGGAAGAGACAACAGGATTTAAGGTGTAA
- a CDS encoding helix-turn-helix transcriptional regulator, whose translation MSIWDRLLYLIGLRPTPGPRTYHFDASESLQVTLSTLSSDEGRPEHDLIPDILAAGLTQYTANERLWDRWESLSPRERDVTALVCLGYTNREIAARLNISPDTVKDRISSVFRKFNINKRNDLRALFSHWDFNEWERQR comes from the coding sequence ATGTCTATCTGGGATCGTCTTCTGTACCTGATAGGCTTGCGTCCAACGCCCGGTCCTCGAACCTACCATTTTGATGCGAGTGAAAGCCTGCAAGTCACGCTTTCCACCCTATCCTCTGACGAAGGCCGTCCTGAACATGATTTGATCCCCGATATCCTGGCCGCAGGTCTAACACAATACACCGCCAATGAGAGGTTGTGGGACAGGTGGGAATCCCTCTCACCCCGTGAACGGGACGTGACTGCGCTCGTATGCCTGGGGTATACCAACCGTGAGATCGCCGCCCGTTTGAACATTTCTCCGGATACCGTCAAGGACCGCATCTCGTCCGTATTCCGCAAGTTTAATATTAACAAGCGCAATGATCTGCGTGCTCTGTTCTCCCATTGGGATTTCAACGAGTGGGAACGGCAGAGATAG
- a CDS encoding DNA cytosine methyltransferase, with the protein MTTPIPVIDIFAGPGGLGEGFSSFKNKEGKPIFKIKLSIEMDEFAHKTLELRAFFRQFSSDTIPPEYYDYLKNKIRREELFGKYKRQSLAAKKEAWKATLGEEPVKAVRTRISEALNGATNWVLIGGPPCQAYSLVGRSRMRGENPWKYAQDHRHHLYKQYLRILADHQPPVFVMENVKGLLSATRTKTNKQNTFDLIIKDLKRPLRAKRKGTEEPLSYHLFSCSTKKADNKLEANDFVVRSEEYGIPQARHRVIILGIRSDLYSSDPDILVKAGKVSINQVISDLPKLRSGLSKEIDTPEKWRTAIQSIVQAGQWFKKLSPELKKALNENASKINLTLTTGGQFLPANMTSTKLYQFDWYIDKSLDGVCNHESRTHIKKDLQRYFFAAVFAKINKRSPTLDDFPKALLPKHNNIKTKVGETIFNDRFRVQVKGKPSTTVVSHISKDGHYYIHYDPLQCRSLTVREAARLQTFPDNYFFEGTRTQQYHQVGNAVPPLLAKQIAGIVYDALQKMRKKNHA; encoded by the coding sequence ATGACAACACCTATTCCTGTAATTGACATATTTGCCGGTCCCGGAGGTTTGGGGGAGGGCTTTTCATCTTTTAAAAATAAGGAAGGAAAGCCAATTTTTAAAATCAAACTTTCCATCGAAATGGATGAGTTCGCACATAAGACTCTGGAATTAAGGGCATTTTTCCGCCAATTTTCAAGTGATACCATCCCGCCAGAGTATTATGATTATTTGAAGAATAAAATTCGCAGGGAAGAATTATTTGGAAAATACAAACGCCAATCCCTGGCTGCAAAAAAAGAGGCTTGGAAGGCAACTTTAGGAGAAGAACCAGTAAAGGCGGTTAGAACTCGAATTTCAGAAGCCCTTAATGGGGCAACCAATTGGGTCTTAATCGGTGGACCGCCATGCCAGGCATATTCATTGGTTGGACGTTCTCGAATGCGTGGAGAAAATCCCTGGAAATATGCGCAAGATCACCGTCATCACCTTTATAAACAATACTTGCGAATTCTGGCGGATCATCAGCCCCCAGTATTTGTGATGGAAAATGTAAAAGGCTTACTATCTGCAACAAGAACAAAAACCAACAAGCAGAACACATTTGATTTAATAATCAAGGATTTAAAGCGACCACTCAGGGCGAAAAGGAAAGGGACAGAGGAACCTTTGTCTTACCATCTGTTTTCATGCTCTACAAAGAAGGCAGATAATAAGCTGGAAGCCAATGATTTTGTTGTTCGATCTGAGGAATATGGCATTCCTCAAGCCAGACATAGGGTCATTATTTTAGGGATTAGATCAGATTTATATTCTTCAGACCCGGATATTCTTGTTAAAGCTGGGAAAGTTTCAATTAATCAGGTAATAAGTGATCTTCCAAAACTGAGAAGCGGACTCTCAAAGGAAATCGACACCCCGGAAAAGTGGAGGACAGCAATACAATCCATTGTGCAAGCTGGACAATGGTTTAAAAAGCTTTCCCCAGAACTGAAGAAGGCTCTCAACGAAAACGCCTCGAAAATTAATCTCACCCTGACAACTGGCGGTCAATTTCTACCAGCAAACATGACATCAACCAAACTGTATCAATTTGATTGGTATATCGATAAATCTCTTGATGGAGTATGCAATCACGAATCAAGGACTCACATCAAAAAAGATTTACAACGATATTTTTTTGCCGCCGTTTTTGCAAAGATCAATAAACGTTCTCCGACTCTGGACGATTTTCCGAAAGCCTTGCTCCCAAAGCATAACAACATCAAGACCAAGGTTGGTGAAACCATTTTCAATGACCGCTTTAGAGTTCAGGTCAAAGGGAAGCCTTCCACAACTGTAGTTTCTCACATCAGCAAAGATGGACACTACTACATTCATTATGACCCTCTTCAATGTCGTTCCCTGACAGTTAGAGAAGCTGCACGCCTGCAAACATTCCCGGACAACTATTTTTTTGAGGGAACCAGAACCCAACAATACCACCAGGTTGGTAACGCCGTTCCCCCACTTCTGGCAAAGCAAATTGCAGGGATTGTTTACGATGCTCTGCAGAAAATGCGCAAGAAAAATCATGCCTGA
- a CDS encoding M23 family metallopeptidase yields MKGFFRFSIALMTAPLLCGAALVVGYVMLVVLTIPQLPAWAQPGVEQWLFDIPQYAETSDNGSYGNSLPSGMSAVPFDGYVGPGSDIYGLPLIGPVLHWSDWYDKPLLGCVFQDPHYQTHTGADFPVNEGTPIHTTIAGKVVWAGSNGPWGNLVVVENSGYQVWLAHLSSIQVTEGQILNYGDVVGLSGNTGNSTGAHLHYGIRQKTGEQSAIWLNPQNYFTVDEYINIGCSD; encoded by the coding sequence ATGAAAGGCTTCTTCCGGTTTTCCATCGCCCTGATGACCGCCCCGTTATTATGCGGGGCGGCTTTGGTTGTGGGTTATGTCATGCTGGTGGTCCTGACCATTCCACAACTCCCGGCATGGGCGCAGCCCGGCGTGGAACAATGGTTGTTCGATATTCCCCAATATGCGGAGACCAGTGACAACGGCTCGTATGGCAATTCGCTACCATCCGGAATGAGCGCTGTTCCCTTCGATGGCTATGTTGGACCTGGATCGGATATCTATGGTTTGCCGCTGATCGGTCCCGTTCTACATTGGAGTGATTGGTATGACAAGCCTTTGCTTGGTTGTGTCTTTCAGGACCCACATTACCAGACTCATACAGGTGCAGACTTTCCAGTGAATGAAGGCACGCCCATTCATACAACCATTGCAGGCAAGGTTGTGTGGGCTGGTTCGAACGGTCCCTGGGGTAATCTGGTGGTGGTGGAAAACAGTGGCTATCAGGTGTGGCTGGCGCATCTGAGCAGCATTCAAGTGACAGAAGGACAAATTCTCAATTACGGTGATGTCGTTGGATTGAGCGGCAATACCGGCAACAGCACCGGGGCACATTTGCATTACGGCATCCGCCAGAAGACGGGCGAACAAAGCGCTATCTGGCTGAACCCTCAAAACTATTTTACGGTTGATGAGTACATCAACATTGGATGTTCGGATTAA
- a CDS encoding DUF1998 domain-containing protein produces MAQSLRRSQFVTTYGPGSILEGPEGPKIIPSLDRSGLFGARRPEDFEITDQRLSQSLLGGAGIVRLPSNAELGETESKYIYNTKRFPSWSLCVRHRILYRKTQGNSRACPQCNELASSSDAWSQANRQAIRFVMACPEGHLDDVDWIGVVHQGSIGCNPTFLIWRGGGGALRNITIQCPDCNRSTNLGTAYSRTWRCSGRFPEREPVSGSQPIRPGCNADARILQRGAANLKISEIQTALTIPPRATSLHRLLEISAIQDALAVVDTPATKNDFMVVLRNLVSRNRLPQSVFDEIQLYDQQTLLSAINDTVTGSLPADVHTLRLEEFNALKEAATNGHPPQPSSQPGRPPQFEVVQSNVRSVQYDGGRQLRITPVNRLRVVMVQTGYRRVPGGDPLNSAVVNTSFANEGRNWYPGVELFGEGIFIDLDIENHPQNNLQLSGGAFEIWSDAWRNPARFTNRTLVGEDRNQLHPVFVWWHTFAHRIINALSVDSGYSSAAIRERVFIDVNETNGAANGGILLYTAQPGGDGTLGGLIALVPEFERVIRGALRNIDACSNDPLCGEEQFGYGKYNGAACYACSLISETSCEHRNMRLDRNLLLQNLP; encoded by the coding sequence ATGGCGCAAAGTTTACGTCGTTCACAGTTTGTAACCACCTATGGACCTGGTTCAATCCTCGAAGGTCCCGAAGGTCCAAAAATAATTCCTTCACTTGATCGCTCCGGACTGTTTGGCGCACGGAGGCCCGAAGACTTCGAGATCACTGATCAACGGCTGTCGCAATCTTTACTTGGCGGCGCCGGCATTGTAAGGCTGCCATCCAATGCTGAATTAGGGGAAACTGAAAGCAAATATATATACAACACCAAACGGTTCCCATCCTGGTCATTGTGTGTAAGACATAGAATTTTATATCGAAAGACTCAAGGCAATAGTAGAGCTTGTCCACAATGTAATGAGCTGGCATCCTCAAGTGATGCCTGGTCGCAAGCCAATAGACAGGCCATTCGTTTTGTTATGGCTTGCCCGGAAGGACATCTGGATGATGTTGATTGGATTGGAGTAGTCCATCAAGGTAGTATTGGTTGCAACCCAACCTTTTTGATTTGGAGAGGAGGGGGAGGTGCGCTTCGTAATATTACCATCCAGTGCCCGGATTGCAATCGTTCAACAAACCTTGGAACTGCATACTCCCGAACATGGAGATGCTCAGGGAGATTTCCTGAAAGAGAGCCGGTTTCAGGCTCACAGCCCATAAGGCCCGGGTGCAATGCCGACGCGCGAATATTGCAACGCGGTGCGGCAAACCTCAAAATTTCTGAAATTCAGACAGCACTGACAATACCACCGCGCGCAACAAGTTTGCATCGCCTGTTGGAAATATCCGCCATTCAAGATGCCCTGGCTGTTGTTGATACTCCCGCCACAAAAAATGATTTCATGGTTGTTTTAAGAAATCTGGTTTCCAGAAATCGTCTACCTCAATCAGTGTTTGATGAGATTCAATTGTACGATCAACAAACTCTTTTGTCGGCAATCAATGATACGGTTACAGGGAGCCTGCCAGCCGATGTACACACCTTGAGACTTGAAGAATTCAATGCCTTGAAAGAGGCAGCAACAAATGGTCACCCACCTCAACCCTCATCCCAGCCAGGTAGACCACCTCAATTTGAAGTTGTTCAGAGTAACGTCCGGTCAGTTCAATATGATGGTGGGCGGCAACTCAGAATTACTCCAGTAAATCGTTTAAGAGTTGTGATGGTCCAAACGGGCTATCGCCGGGTCCCAGGCGGGGATCCTTTAAATTCCGCCGTTGTTAATACATCCTTCGCAAATGAAGGTCGAAACTGGTATCCTGGGGTTGAATTGTTTGGCGAGGGTATATTCATCGATTTGGATATTGAGAACCATCCTCAAAACAACCTGCAACTTTCGGGAGGTGCGTTTGAGATTTGGAGCGACGCTTGGAGAAATCCTGCCAGATTCACCAATCGAACACTGGTGGGGGAAGACCGCAACCAACTTCACCCTGTTTTTGTTTGGTGGCATACCTTTGCTCACAGGATAATCAACGCACTATCGGTGGATTCCGGTTATTCATCGGCTGCCATAAGAGAACGCGTTTTTATTGATGTAAATGAAACCAATGGAGCAGCGAATGGTGGGATCCTTTTATACACTGCCCAGCCCGGTGGCGATGGAACATTGGGTGGGTTGATTGCACTTGTGCCCGAGTTTGAAAGAGTGATACGTGGTGCATTAAGGAATATTGATGCCTGTTCAAATGACCCACTCTGCGGAGAGGAGCAGTTTGGATATGGAAAATATAATGGCGCCGCTTGTTATGCTTGCAGCCTGATTTCCGAAACATCATGCGAACATCGAAATATGCGCCTTGATCGGAACTTATTACTACAAAACCTGCCATGA
- a CDS encoding prepilin peptidase yields the protein MTWLLFYLLAVSLYDLRTRRIPNWSTYPLILAGMIAHFPGHMDLWLACFLLLSAWANGWMGAGDVKLWMAVLWALPYSNIPSLILLVFLSFLVTSILQFIWRLFQKLSLTGMKSPAAWRTIPFLLMVWHVH from the coding sequence ATGACCTGGTTGCTTTTTTATCTTCTGGCAGTAAGCCTGTACGATCTGCGTACCCGTCGCATCCCGAACTGGTCTACCTACCCATTGATCCTTGCGGGCATGATTGCGCACTTCCCCGGGCATATGGATTTGTGGCTGGCATGTTTTCTGCTGCTTTCCGCCTGGGCAAACGGATGGATGGGCGCCGGAGATGTAAAACTCTGGATGGCAGTTCTTTGGGCGTTACCCTATTCCAATATCCCATCCCTGATCCTGCTGGTCTTCCTTTCCTTTTTGGTCACCAGCATCCTCCAGTTCATCTGGAGACTCTTTCAGAAACTATCACTCACCGGGATGAAATCCCCCGCCGCCTGGCGTACGATTCCCTTTCTCTTGATGGTCTGGCATGTACACTGA
- a CDS encoding endonuclease, producing the protein MKNQTSVVVSGLAWMGSGVGSIETSMEKLFREAKNEILITSYAISGAADHFLDWLETSLSKGILIRIAVNKLGQQPGEVVARLSNLNSIYPHFHLYDFQGNDVEDLHAKVIVADRQSAIVGSSNLSRRGLLTNHELALVVSGQTAEEIANTLDKLFTGEYLTRIDKSS; encoded by the coding sequence ATGAAAAATCAAACCTCAGTTGTAGTAAGTGGTCTTGCCTGGATGGGTTCAGGCGTTGGTTCTATTGAAACATCAATGGAGAAACTTTTCCGGGAAGCCAAGAATGAAATCTTGATCACATCCTATGCAATTAGTGGAGCAGCAGACCACTTCCTGGATTGGCTTGAAACATCCCTTTCAAAGGGTATTCTAATTCGCATTGCTGTCAACAAGCTTGGTCAACAGCCAGGGGAAGTGGTGGCTCGATTGAGTAATCTAAATTCCATTTACCCTCATTTTCATTTGTATGATTTTCAAGGTAATGATGTCGAGGATTTACATGCAAAAGTAATAGTGGCGGATCGTCAATCTGCAATAGTCGGTTCATCAAACCTTTCGCGACGAGGGCTTTTGACCAATCATGAATTGGCTCTCGTAGTCAGTGGCCAAACTGCTGAAGAAATTGCAAACACATTAGATAAACTGTTCACCGGAGAATATCTGACCAGGATTGATAAATCATCCTAG